One segment of Macrotis lagotis isolate mMagLag1 chromosome 1, bilby.v1.9.chrom.fasta, whole genome shotgun sequence DNA contains the following:
- the ATP4A gene encoding potassium-transporting ATPase alpha chain 1 isoform X2 — MGKTDSYEMYSVDLGRNGPGGEMEAKIQKKKKKKGGGGGKKERLENMKKEMEINDHQLSVEELEKKYQTNATKGLSTRLAAEILLRDGPNALRPPKGTPEYVKFARQLAGGLQCLMWVAAAICLIAFGIQAGEGDLTTDDNLYLALALIAVVVVTGCFGYYQEFKSTNIIASFKNLVPQQATVIREGDKFQINADQLVVGDLVEIKGGDRVPADIRILSAQGCKVDNSSLTGESEPQTRSPECTHESPLETRNIAFFSTMCLEGTAQGLVVNTGDRTIIGRIASLASGVENEKTPIAIEIEHFVDIIAGLAILFGATFFIVAMCIGYTFLRAMVFFMAIVVAYVPEGLLATVTVCLSLTAKRLARKNCVVKNLEAVETLGSTSVICSDKTGTLTQNRMTVSHLWFDNHIHTADTTEDQSGQTFDQSSETWRALCQVLTLCNRAAFKSGQDAVPVPKRIVIGDASETALLKFSELTLGNAMGYRDRFPKVCEIPFNSTNKFQLSIHELEDPRDRRHVLVMKGAPERILERCSSILIKGQELPLDEQWREAFQTAYLALGGLGERVLGFCQLYLSEKDFPRGFAFNPDEMNFPNSGLCFTGLVSMIDPPRATVPDAVLKCRTAGIRVIMVTGDHPITAKAIAASVGIISEGSETVEDIAARLRVPVEQVNRRDARACVVNGAQLKDMDPAELVEILRMHPEMVFARTSPQQKLVIVESCQRLGAIVAVTGDGVNDSPALKKADIGVAMGIAGSDAAKNAADMILLDDNFASIVTGVEQGRLIFDNLKKSIAYTLTKNIPELTPYLIYITVSVPLPLGCITILFIELCTDIFPSVSLAYEAAESDIMHLRPRNPRRDRLVNEPLAAYSYFQIGAIQSFAGFTDYFTAMAQEGWFPLLCVGLRPQWEDHHLQDLQDSYGQEWTFGQRLYQQYTCYTVFFISIEMCQIADVLIRKTRRLSILQQGFFRNKILVIAIVFQICIGCFLCYCPGMPNIFNFMPIRYQWWLVPMPFGLLIFLYDEVRKLGVRCCPGSWWDKELYY; from the exons ATGGGAAAGACG GATAGCTATGAAATGTACTCGGTGGATCTGGGTCGGAATGGCCCTGGGGGAGAGATGGAAGCCAAgattcagaagaagaagaagaagaaaggaggcgGTGGGGGCAAGAAGGAGAGATTGGAGAACATGAAGAAGGAGATGGAGATT AATGATCACCAGCTGTCAGTGgaagaactggagaagaaatacCAGACAAATGCAACGAAG GGTCTGTCTACCCGTTTGGCAGCTGAGATTCTGCTCCGAGATGGGCCAAATGCCTTGCGTCCCCCCAAAGGCACCCCCGAGTATGTAAAGTTTGCCAGGCAGTTGGCAGGGGGTCTACAGTGCCTCATGTGGGTGGCTGCAGCCATCTGCCTCATCGCCTTTGGCATCCAGGCTGGAGAGGGGGACCTTACCACAGATGATAAT CTCTACCTAGCCCTTGCTCTCATCGCTGTGGTCGTGGTTACTGGCTGCTTTGGTTACTACCAAGAATTTAAAAGCACGAACATCATCGCCAGCTTCAAAAATCTCGTGCCACAG CAAGCCACTGTGATCCGTGAAGGGGACAAGTTCCAGATCAACGCTGACCAGTTGGTGGTGGGAGACCTGGTTGAGATTAAGGGAGGTGACCGCGTACCGGCCGACATCCGCATCCTGTCTGCGCAGGGCTGCAAAGTAGACAACTCTTCTCTAACTGGAGAGTCAGAACCACAGACCCGTTCCCCAGAATGCACACATGAGAGCCCCCTGGAAACCCGCAACATTGCCTTCTTCTCCACCATGTGTCTGGAGG GCACAGCTCAGGGCTTGGTAGTAAACACCGGGGACAGGACCATCATTGGACGCATCGCATCATTGGCCTCAGGTGTGGAAAATGAGAAGACACCGATTGCCATAGAGATTGAGCACTTTGTGGATATAATTGCAGGCCTTGCCATCCTCTTTGGGGCCACCTTCTTCATTGTGGCCATGTGCATTGGCTACACCTTCCTTCGGGCTATGGTCTTCTTCATGGCCATTGTGGTAGCCTATGTGCCTGAAGGACTGCTGGCTACTGTCACG GTTTGTCTGTCCCTGACGGCCAAACGTCTAGCTCGGAAGAACTGTGTGGTCAAGAACCTGGAAGCTGTGGAGACCCTGGGTTCTACATCTGTGATCTGCTCAGATAAAACAGGAACTCTCACTCAGAACCGTATGACTGTATCTCATCTGTGGTTTGATAACCATATACACACAGCTGACACAACTGAGGACCAGTCAG GTCAGACCTTTGACCAGTCTTCAGAGACATGGAGGGCACTGTGCCAAGTACTGACCCTCTGTAACCGGGCAGCTTTCAAGTCTGGCCAAGATGCAGTACCAGTACCAAAG CGCATTGTGATAGGAGATGCCTCAGAGACTGCCCTGCTCAAGTTCTCAGAGCTGACCCTGGGCAATGCCATGGGCTACAGGGATCGCTTCCCCAAGGTCTGCGAGATTCCCTTCAACTCCACCAACAAGTTCCAG TTGTCCATCCACGAGCTGGAGGATCCGAGGGACAGGCGCCATGTACTGGTGATGAAGGGGGCTCCTGAGAGGATCCTGGAGAGATGCAGCTCCATTCTCATCAAAGGCCAGGAGCTGCCCCTTGACGAGCAGTGGCGTGAGGCTTTCCAGACTGCCTACTTGGCCCTGGGAGGGCTGGGCGAGCGGGTCCTTG GATTCTGTCAGCTGTACCTGAGTGAGAAGGATTTCCCTCGAGGCTTTGCCTTCAACCCTGATGAGATGAACTTTCCAAACAGTGGCCTCTGTTTTACTGGTCTCGTGTCCATGATTGACCCACCAAGGGCCACAGTCCCAGATGCTGTGCTCAAGTGCCGAACAGCAGGCATCAGG GTGATCATGGTGACAGGTGACCATCCAATCACTGCCAAGGCCATAGCTGCCAGTGTGGGCATCATATCTGAAGGCAGTGAAACGGTGGAGGACATTGCTGCCCGGCTCCGTGTGCCAGTGGAGCAGGTCAATCGGCG GGATGCTCGAGCCTGTGTGGTGAATGGGGCCCAGCTGAAGGACATGGACCCCGCCGAGCTGGTGGAGATCTTGCGCATGCATCCCGAGATGGTGTTTGCCCGAACCAGCCCCCAGCAGAAACTGGTCATTGTGGAGAGCTGCCAGCGACTG GGTGCTATAGTGGCTGTGACTGGGGATGGGGTGAATGACTCCCCAGCCCTGAAGAAAGCAGACATCGGTGTGGCCATGGGCATCGCAGGCTCAGATGCTGCCAAGAACGCGGCCGACATGATTTTGTTGGACGACAACTTTGCCTCCATAGTTACTGGCGTGGAGCAGG GGCGTCTGATCTTCGACAACCTCAAGAAGTCAATCGCTTACACATTGACCAAGAACATCCCCGAGTTGACCCCCTATCTTATTTATATCACGGTCAGCGTCCCCCTGCCCTTGGGATGTATCACCATCCTCTTCATCGAGCTCTGCACTGACATT tttccctcagTGTCTCTTGCCTATGAGGCAGCAGAGAGCGACATCATGCACCTGAGACCACGTAACCCCAGACGGGACCGGTTGGTGAATGAGCCTCTGGCTGCTTATTCTTACTTCCAGATAG GTGCCATCCAGTCCTTTGCTGGCTTCACTGACTACTTCACAGCTATGGCCCAGGAGGGCTGGTTCCCCCTGCTCTGTGTGGGACTGCGGCCCCAATGGGAGGATCACCACTTACAGGACCTTCAGGACAGTTATGGCCAGGAATGG ACCTTCGGCCAGCGTCTCTACCAGCAGTATACCTGTTATACTGTGTTCTTCATCAGCATTGAGATGTGTCAGATTGCAGACGTGCTCATCCGCAAGACCCGCCGGCTCTCTATCTTGCAGCAGGGCTTCTTCCG GAACAAGATCTTGGTTATTGCCATCGTCTTCCAGATCTGTATTGGCTGCTTTCTCTGCTAC
- the ATP4A gene encoding potassium-transporting ATPase alpha chain 1 isoform X3: MYSVDLGRNGPGGEMEAKIQKKKKKKGGGGGKKERLENMKKEMEINDHQLSVEELEKKYQTNATKGLSTRLAAEILLRDGPNALRPPKGTPEYVKFARQLAGGLQCLMWVAAAICLIAFGIQAGEGDLTTDDNLYLALALIAVVVVTGCFGYYQEFKSTNIIASFKNLVPQQATVIREGDKFQINADQLVVGDLVEIKGGDRVPADIRILSAQGCKVDNSSLTGESEPQTRSPECTHESPLETRNIAFFSTMCLEGTAQGLVVNTGDRTIIGRIASLASGVENEKTPIAIEIEHFVDIIAGLAILFGATFFIVAMCIGYTFLRAMVFFMAIVVAYVPEGLLATVTVCLSLTAKRLARKNCVVKNLEAVETLGSTSVICSDKTGTLTQNRMTVSHLWFDNHIHTADTTEDQSGQTFDQSSETWRALCQVLTLCNRAAFKSGQDAVPVPKRIVIGDASETALLKFSELTLGNAMGYRDRFPKVCEIPFNSTNKFQLSIHELEDPRDRRHVLVMKGAPERILERCSSILIKGQELPLDEQWREAFQTAYLALGGLGERVLGFCQLYLSEKDFPRGFAFNPDEMNFPNSGLCFTGLVSMIDPPRATVPDAVLKCRTAGIRVIMVTGDHPITAKAIAASVGIISEGSETVEDIAARLRVPVEQVNRRDARACVVNGAQLKDMDPAELVEILRMHPEMVFARTSPQQKLVIVESCQRLGAIVAVTGDGVNDSPALKKADIGVAMGIAGSDAAKNAADMILLDDNFASIVTGVEQGRLIFDNLKKSIAYTLTKNIPELTPYLIYITVSVPLPLGCITILFIELCTDIFPSVSLAYEAAESDIMHLRPRNPRRDRLVNEPLAAYSYFQIGAIQSFAGFTDYFTAMAQEGWFPLLCVGLRPQWEDHHLQDLQDSYGQEWTFGQRLYQQYTCYTVFFISIEMCQIADVLIRKTRRLSILQQGFFRNKILVIAIVFQICIGCFLCYCPGMPNIFNFMPIRYQWWLVPMPFGLLIFLYDEVRKLGVRCCPGSWWDKELYY, from the exons ATGTACTCGGTGGATCTGGGTCGGAATGGCCCTGGGGGAGAGATGGAAGCCAAgattcagaagaagaagaagaagaaaggaggcgGTGGGGGCAAGAAGGAGAGATTGGAGAACATGAAGAAGGAGATGGAGATT AATGATCACCAGCTGTCAGTGgaagaactggagaagaaatacCAGACAAATGCAACGAAG GGTCTGTCTACCCGTTTGGCAGCTGAGATTCTGCTCCGAGATGGGCCAAATGCCTTGCGTCCCCCCAAAGGCACCCCCGAGTATGTAAAGTTTGCCAGGCAGTTGGCAGGGGGTCTACAGTGCCTCATGTGGGTGGCTGCAGCCATCTGCCTCATCGCCTTTGGCATCCAGGCTGGAGAGGGGGACCTTACCACAGATGATAAT CTCTACCTAGCCCTTGCTCTCATCGCTGTGGTCGTGGTTACTGGCTGCTTTGGTTACTACCAAGAATTTAAAAGCACGAACATCATCGCCAGCTTCAAAAATCTCGTGCCACAG CAAGCCACTGTGATCCGTGAAGGGGACAAGTTCCAGATCAACGCTGACCAGTTGGTGGTGGGAGACCTGGTTGAGATTAAGGGAGGTGACCGCGTACCGGCCGACATCCGCATCCTGTCTGCGCAGGGCTGCAAAGTAGACAACTCTTCTCTAACTGGAGAGTCAGAACCACAGACCCGTTCCCCAGAATGCACACATGAGAGCCCCCTGGAAACCCGCAACATTGCCTTCTTCTCCACCATGTGTCTGGAGG GCACAGCTCAGGGCTTGGTAGTAAACACCGGGGACAGGACCATCATTGGACGCATCGCATCATTGGCCTCAGGTGTGGAAAATGAGAAGACACCGATTGCCATAGAGATTGAGCACTTTGTGGATATAATTGCAGGCCTTGCCATCCTCTTTGGGGCCACCTTCTTCATTGTGGCCATGTGCATTGGCTACACCTTCCTTCGGGCTATGGTCTTCTTCATGGCCATTGTGGTAGCCTATGTGCCTGAAGGACTGCTGGCTACTGTCACG GTTTGTCTGTCCCTGACGGCCAAACGTCTAGCTCGGAAGAACTGTGTGGTCAAGAACCTGGAAGCTGTGGAGACCCTGGGTTCTACATCTGTGATCTGCTCAGATAAAACAGGAACTCTCACTCAGAACCGTATGACTGTATCTCATCTGTGGTTTGATAACCATATACACACAGCTGACACAACTGAGGACCAGTCAG GTCAGACCTTTGACCAGTCTTCAGAGACATGGAGGGCACTGTGCCAAGTACTGACCCTCTGTAACCGGGCAGCTTTCAAGTCTGGCCAAGATGCAGTACCAGTACCAAAG CGCATTGTGATAGGAGATGCCTCAGAGACTGCCCTGCTCAAGTTCTCAGAGCTGACCCTGGGCAATGCCATGGGCTACAGGGATCGCTTCCCCAAGGTCTGCGAGATTCCCTTCAACTCCACCAACAAGTTCCAG TTGTCCATCCACGAGCTGGAGGATCCGAGGGACAGGCGCCATGTACTGGTGATGAAGGGGGCTCCTGAGAGGATCCTGGAGAGATGCAGCTCCATTCTCATCAAAGGCCAGGAGCTGCCCCTTGACGAGCAGTGGCGTGAGGCTTTCCAGACTGCCTACTTGGCCCTGGGAGGGCTGGGCGAGCGGGTCCTTG GATTCTGTCAGCTGTACCTGAGTGAGAAGGATTTCCCTCGAGGCTTTGCCTTCAACCCTGATGAGATGAACTTTCCAAACAGTGGCCTCTGTTTTACTGGTCTCGTGTCCATGATTGACCCACCAAGGGCCACAGTCCCAGATGCTGTGCTCAAGTGCCGAACAGCAGGCATCAGG GTGATCATGGTGACAGGTGACCATCCAATCACTGCCAAGGCCATAGCTGCCAGTGTGGGCATCATATCTGAAGGCAGTGAAACGGTGGAGGACATTGCTGCCCGGCTCCGTGTGCCAGTGGAGCAGGTCAATCGGCG GGATGCTCGAGCCTGTGTGGTGAATGGGGCCCAGCTGAAGGACATGGACCCCGCCGAGCTGGTGGAGATCTTGCGCATGCATCCCGAGATGGTGTTTGCCCGAACCAGCCCCCAGCAGAAACTGGTCATTGTGGAGAGCTGCCAGCGACTG GGTGCTATAGTGGCTGTGACTGGGGATGGGGTGAATGACTCCCCAGCCCTGAAGAAAGCAGACATCGGTGTGGCCATGGGCATCGCAGGCTCAGATGCTGCCAAGAACGCGGCCGACATGATTTTGTTGGACGACAACTTTGCCTCCATAGTTACTGGCGTGGAGCAGG GGCGTCTGATCTTCGACAACCTCAAGAAGTCAATCGCTTACACATTGACCAAGAACATCCCCGAGTTGACCCCCTATCTTATTTATATCACGGTCAGCGTCCCCCTGCCCTTGGGATGTATCACCATCCTCTTCATCGAGCTCTGCACTGACATT tttccctcagTGTCTCTTGCCTATGAGGCAGCAGAGAGCGACATCATGCACCTGAGACCACGTAACCCCAGACGGGACCGGTTGGTGAATGAGCCTCTGGCTGCTTATTCTTACTTCCAGATAG GTGCCATCCAGTCCTTTGCTGGCTTCACTGACTACTTCACAGCTATGGCCCAGGAGGGCTGGTTCCCCCTGCTCTGTGTGGGACTGCGGCCCCAATGGGAGGATCACCACTTACAGGACCTTCAGGACAGTTATGGCCAGGAATGG ACCTTCGGCCAGCGTCTCTACCAGCAGTATACCTGTTATACTGTGTTCTTCATCAGCATTGAGATGTGTCAGATTGCAGACGTGCTCATCCGCAAGACCCGCCGGCTCTCTATCTTGCAGCAGGGCTTCTTCCG GAACAAGATCTTGGTTATTGCCATCGTCTTCCAGATCTGTATTGGCTGCTTTCTCTGCTAC
- the ATP4A gene encoding potassium-transporting ATPase alpha chain 1 isoform X1: MGSQSWSSVTLGGPVASRKLDKGCLRCTFQDSYEMYSVDLGRNGPGGEMEAKIQKKKKKKGGGGGKKERLENMKKEMEINDHQLSVEELEKKYQTNATKGLSTRLAAEILLRDGPNALRPPKGTPEYVKFARQLAGGLQCLMWVAAAICLIAFGIQAGEGDLTTDDNLYLALALIAVVVVTGCFGYYQEFKSTNIIASFKNLVPQQATVIREGDKFQINADQLVVGDLVEIKGGDRVPADIRILSAQGCKVDNSSLTGESEPQTRSPECTHESPLETRNIAFFSTMCLEGTAQGLVVNTGDRTIIGRIASLASGVENEKTPIAIEIEHFVDIIAGLAILFGATFFIVAMCIGYTFLRAMVFFMAIVVAYVPEGLLATVTVCLSLTAKRLARKNCVVKNLEAVETLGSTSVICSDKTGTLTQNRMTVSHLWFDNHIHTADTTEDQSGQTFDQSSETWRALCQVLTLCNRAAFKSGQDAVPVPKRIVIGDASETALLKFSELTLGNAMGYRDRFPKVCEIPFNSTNKFQLSIHELEDPRDRRHVLVMKGAPERILERCSSILIKGQELPLDEQWREAFQTAYLALGGLGERVLGFCQLYLSEKDFPRGFAFNPDEMNFPNSGLCFTGLVSMIDPPRATVPDAVLKCRTAGIRVIMVTGDHPITAKAIAASVGIISEGSETVEDIAARLRVPVEQVNRRDARACVVNGAQLKDMDPAELVEILRMHPEMVFARTSPQQKLVIVESCQRLGAIVAVTGDGVNDSPALKKADIGVAMGIAGSDAAKNAADMILLDDNFASIVTGVEQGRLIFDNLKKSIAYTLTKNIPELTPYLIYITVSVPLPLGCITILFIELCTDIFPSVSLAYEAAESDIMHLRPRNPRRDRLVNEPLAAYSYFQIGAIQSFAGFTDYFTAMAQEGWFPLLCVGLRPQWEDHHLQDLQDSYGQEWTFGQRLYQQYTCYTVFFISIEMCQIADVLIRKTRRLSILQQGFFRNKILVIAIVFQICIGCFLCYCPGMPNIFNFMPIRYQWWLVPMPFGLLIFLYDEVRKLGVRCCPGSWWDKELYY; encoded by the exons GATAGCTATGAAATGTACTCGGTGGATCTGGGTCGGAATGGCCCTGGGGGAGAGATGGAAGCCAAgattcagaagaagaagaagaagaaaggaggcgGTGGGGGCAAGAAGGAGAGATTGGAGAACATGAAGAAGGAGATGGAGATT AATGATCACCAGCTGTCAGTGgaagaactggagaagaaatacCAGACAAATGCAACGAAG GGTCTGTCTACCCGTTTGGCAGCTGAGATTCTGCTCCGAGATGGGCCAAATGCCTTGCGTCCCCCCAAAGGCACCCCCGAGTATGTAAAGTTTGCCAGGCAGTTGGCAGGGGGTCTACAGTGCCTCATGTGGGTGGCTGCAGCCATCTGCCTCATCGCCTTTGGCATCCAGGCTGGAGAGGGGGACCTTACCACAGATGATAAT CTCTACCTAGCCCTTGCTCTCATCGCTGTGGTCGTGGTTACTGGCTGCTTTGGTTACTACCAAGAATTTAAAAGCACGAACATCATCGCCAGCTTCAAAAATCTCGTGCCACAG CAAGCCACTGTGATCCGTGAAGGGGACAAGTTCCAGATCAACGCTGACCAGTTGGTGGTGGGAGACCTGGTTGAGATTAAGGGAGGTGACCGCGTACCGGCCGACATCCGCATCCTGTCTGCGCAGGGCTGCAAAGTAGACAACTCTTCTCTAACTGGAGAGTCAGAACCACAGACCCGTTCCCCAGAATGCACACATGAGAGCCCCCTGGAAACCCGCAACATTGCCTTCTTCTCCACCATGTGTCTGGAGG GCACAGCTCAGGGCTTGGTAGTAAACACCGGGGACAGGACCATCATTGGACGCATCGCATCATTGGCCTCAGGTGTGGAAAATGAGAAGACACCGATTGCCATAGAGATTGAGCACTTTGTGGATATAATTGCAGGCCTTGCCATCCTCTTTGGGGCCACCTTCTTCATTGTGGCCATGTGCATTGGCTACACCTTCCTTCGGGCTATGGTCTTCTTCATGGCCATTGTGGTAGCCTATGTGCCTGAAGGACTGCTGGCTACTGTCACG GTTTGTCTGTCCCTGACGGCCAAACGTCTAGCTCGGAAGAACTGTGTGGTCAAGAACCTGGAAGCTGTGGAGACCCTGGGTTCTACATCTGTGATCTGCTCAGATAAAACAGGAACTCTCACTCAGAACCGTATGACTGTATCTCATCTGTGGTTTGATAACCATATACACACAGCTGACACAACTGAGGACCAGTCAG GTCAGACCTTTGACCAGTCTTCAGAGACATGGAGGGCACTGTGCCAAGTACTGACCCTCTGTAACCGGGCAGCTTTCAAGTCTGGCCAAGATGCAGTACCAGTACCAAAG CGCATTGTGATAGGAGATGCCTCAGAGACTGCCCTGCTCAAGTTCTCAGAGCTGACCCTGGGCAATGCCATGGGCTACAGGGATCGCTTCCCCAAGGTCTGCGAGATTCCCTTCAACTCCACCAACAAGTTCCAG TTGTCCATCCACGAGCTGGAGGATCCGAGGGACAGGCGCCATGTACTGGTGATGAAGGGGGCTCCTGAGAGGATCCTGGAGAGATGCAGCTCCATTCTCATCAAAGGCCAGGAGCTGCCCCTTGACGAGCAGTGGCGTGAGGCTTTCCAGACTGCCTACTTGGCCCTGGGAGGGCTGGGCGAGCGGGTCCTTG GATTCTGTCAGCTGTACCTGAGTGAGAAGGATTTCCCTCGAGGCTTTGCCTTCAACCCTGATGAGATGAACTTTCCAAACAGTGGCCTCTGTTTTACTGGTCTCGTGTCCATGATTGACCCACCAAGGGCCACAGTCCCAGATGCTGTGCTCAAGTGCCGAACAGCAGGCATCAGG GTGATCATGGTGACAGGTGACCATCCAATCACTGCCAAGGCCATAGCTGCCAGTGTGGGCATCATATCTGAAGGCAGTGAAACGGTGGAGGACATTGCTGCCCGGCTCCGTGTGCCAGTGGAGCAGGTCAATCGGCG GGATGCTCGAGCCTGTGTGGTGAATGGGGCCCAGCTGAAGGACATGGACCCCGCCGAGCTGGTGGAGATCTTGCGCATGCATCCCGAGATGGTGTTTGCCCGAACCAGCCCCCAGCAGAAACTGGTCATTGTGGAGAGCTGCCAGCGACTG GGTGCTATAGTGGCTGTGACTGGGGATGGGGTGAATGACTCCCCAGCCCTGAAGAAAGCAGACATCGGTGTGGCCATGGGCATCGCAGGCTCAGATGCTGCCAAGAACGCGGCCGACATGATTTTGTTGGACGACAACTTTGCCTCCATAGTTACTGGCGTGGAGCAGG GGCGTCTGATCTTCGACAACCTCAAGAAGTCAATCGCTTACACATTGACCAAGAACATCCCCGAGTTGACCCCCTATCTTATTTATATCACGGTCAGCGTCCCCCTGCCCTTGGGATGTATCACCATCCTCTTCATCGAGCTCTGCACTGACATT tttccctcagTGTCTCTTGCCTATGAGGCAGCAGAGAGCGACATCATGCACCTGAGACCACGTAACCCCAGACGGGACCGGTTGGTGAATGAGCCTCTGGCTGCTTATTCTTACTTCCAGATAG GTGCCATCCAGTCCTTTGCTGGCTTCACTGACTACTTCACAGCTATGGCCCAGGAGGGCTGGTTCCCCCTGCTCTGTGTGGGACTGCGGCCCCAATGGGAGGATCACCACTTACAGGACCTTCAGGACAGTTATGGCCAGGAATGG ACCTTCGGCCAGCGTCTCTACCAGCAGTATACCTGTTATACTGTGTTCTTCATCAGCATTGAGATGTGTCAGATTGCAGACGTGCTCATCCGCAAGACCCGCCGGCTCTCTATCTTGCAGCAGGGCTTCTTCCG GAACAAGATCTTGGTTATTGCCATCGTCTTCCAGATCTGTATTGGCTGCTTTCTCTGCTAC